From the Candidatus Kryptoniota bacterium genome, one window contains:
- a CDS encoding GxxExxY protein: protein MDNEGYKYSDLTGKIIGAAMKVHSTLGNGFQEVIYQRALAIEMGKRGLEFRREFEIPIYYGEQEIGTRRVDFLVESKVMVELKAVTKLEDVHLAQAINYLEAYRLEVGLLLNFGGKSLEYRRVIKSQDRKNN from the coding sequence ATGGACAACGAGGGATATAAATATTCCGATTTAACGGGCAAGATCATCGGCGCTGCAATGAAGGTGCATTCAACGTTGGGCAACGGGTTCCAAGAAGTAATTTATCAGAGGGCATTGGCTATTGAAATGGGAAAGCGGGGACTTGAATTCCGGCGGGAATTTGAAATACCAATTTACTACGGAGAACAAGAGATAGGGACGCGTCGCGTTGATTTCTTAGTTGAAAGTAAAGTGATGGTCGAGCTCAAGGCAGTGACGAAATTGGAAGACGTGCATCTTGCCCAGGCAATCAATTACCTGGAAGCATATAGACTGGAGGTTGGGCTTCTGTTAAACTTTGGCGGTAAGAGTTTGGAATATAGAAGGGTAATAAAAAGTCAAGATAGGAAGAATAACTGA